The Streptomonospora litoralis genome window below encodes:
- a CDS encoding TetR/AcrR family transcriptional regulator, translated as MARAKTSGPSTRDRLIETAERLFAVGGISGVSLREVGAAAGQRNTSAAHYYFGDKSELVRAIFEYRMRDINAQRRRMLADLEANPRADRLRALLEALVFPLAAHIVEGGHYARFFAQLTADPDSRRRVYRFDWAQTEGLNDVWEAISTLMEGTLPPEVLRNRLRMLRTLVVTTSADMEERGATAEHGTPQPWALDLVDAAEGLLTAPCRAVAPAAEERGGATA; from the coding sequence ATGGCGCGCGCCAAGACATCCGGGCCGTCCACGCGGGACCGCCTCATCGAGACCGCCGAGCGGCTGTTCGCCGTAGGCGGCATCTCCGGTGTCTCGCTGCGCGAGGTGGGCGCCGCCGCCGGGCAGCGCAACACCTCGGCCGCGCACTACTACTTCGGCGACAAGTCGGAACTGGTCCGCGCGATATTCGAGTACCGGATGCGCGACATCAACGCCCAGCGCCGGCGCATGCTGGCCGACCTGGAGGCGAACCCGCGCGCGGACCGGCTGCGTGCGCTGCTGGAGGCGCTGGTCTTCCCGCTGGCCGCGCACATCGTCGAAGGCGGCCACTACGCGCGCTTTTTCGCCCAGCTCACCGCCGATCCCGACAGCAGGCGCCGCGTCTACCGGTTCGACTGGGCCCAGACAGAGGGGCTGAACGACGTCTGGGAGGCCATCTCGACCCTGATGGAGGGCACGCTGCCGCCCGAGGTGCTGCGCAACCGCCTGCGCATGCTGCGCACCCTGGTCGTCACCACTTCGGCGGACATGGAGGAGCGCGGCGCCACCGCGGAGCACGGCACCCCGCAACCGTGGGCGCTGGACCTGGTCGACGCCGCCGAAGGGCTGCTGACGGCGCCGTGCCGGGCGGTGGCACCGGCCGCGGAGGAGCGCGGCGGCGCCACCGCGTAG
- a CDS encoding alkyl sulfatase dimerization domain-containing protein, with protein MPTIRELAEQAWNKSHGFTAEFNPVEVRRDRSEELDPRILMFYGLANVYAVDTGDGLVMLDAGHHIDSANLHSHVREWRPDTPLHAAVYSHHHVDHVFGVSPFDAEAGESGRPAPVVYAHDAVPGHFDRYRTTVGYNTAINRRQFAVDVPGFRWPDRFRYPDVTFADRCTFHRGGLTFEMHHARGETDDAVWTHIPELRAVHTGDLFIWASPNAGNPQKVQRYAGEWARALREIASLGAELLLPGHGFPVYGAERVRRACGETADLLESLESQTLALMEQGLPLDAVIHGVQVPEHLADRPYLRPIYDHPQFVVRNVWRRFGGWYEGEPDQLLPAPLDEQAREWIALAGGVQAVVDRALAVHDGGDSRLACHLIEKAVRAEPENAGVHEARARIYAERAAAESSLMVRNILGHAAGASREGKRDLASFAD; from the coding sequence ATGCCGACGATCCGCGAACTCGCCGAGCAGGCATGGAACAAGTCGCACGGCTTCACGGCCGAGTTCAACCCCGTGGAGGTCCGCCGCGACCGCAGCGAAGAGCTGGACCCGCGCATCCTGATGTTCTACGGCCTGGCCAACGTCTACGCCGTCGACACCGGCGACGGCCTGGTGATGCTGGACGCCGGACACCACATCGACTCCGCGAACCTGCACTCCCACGTGCGCGAGTGGCGCCCCGACACCCCGCTGCACGCCGCGGTCTACTCCCACCACCACGTCGACCACGTCTTCGGCGTCTCCCCCTTCGACGCCGAGGCCGGCGAGTCCGGCCGCCCCGCGCCGGTCGTCTACGCCCACGACGCCGTACCCGGCCACTTCGACCGCTACCGGACGACCGTCGGCTACAACACCGCGATCAACCGCCGCCAGTTCGCCGTGGACGTGCCCGGGTTCCGCTGGCCCGACCGCTTCCGCTACCCCGACGTCACCTTCGCCGACCGCTGCACCTTCCACCGCGGCGGCCTCACCTTCGAGATGCACCACGCCCGCGGCGAGACCGACGACGCCGTGTGGACCCACATCCCCGAACTCCGCGCGGTGCACACCGGCGACCTGTTCATCTGGGCCTCCCCCAACGCCGGCAACCCGCAGAAGGTGCAGCGCTACGCCGGCGAATGGGCCCGCGCGCTGCGCGAGATCGCCTCGCTGGGCGCCGAACTGCTGCTCCCCGGCCACGGCTTCCCCGTCTACGGCGCCGAACGGGTGCGCCGCGCCTGCGGCGAGACCGCCGACCTGCTGGAGTCCCTGGAATCCCAGACGCTGGCGCTGATGGAGCAGGGCCTGCCGCTGGACGCGGTCATCCACGGCGTCCAAGTGCCCGAGCACCTGGCCGACCGGCCCTACCTGCGCCCCATCTACGACCACCCGCAGTTCGTCGTGCGCAACGTCTGGCGCCGCTTCGGCGGATGGTACGAAGGCGAGCCCGACCAGCTGCTCCCCGCTCCGCTCGACGAGCAGGCGCGGGAGTGGATCGCGCTGGCCGGCGGCGTGCAGGCGGTCGTCGACCGCGCCCTCGCCGTCCACGACGGCGGCGACTCCCGGCTGGCCTGCCACCTCATCGAGAAGGCCGTACGCGCCGAGCCCGAGAACGCCGGCGTGCACGAGGCGCGCGCCCGCATCTACGCGGAGCGCGCCGCCGCCGAGTCGTCGCTCATGGTGCGCAACATCCTCGGCCACGCGGCCGGCGCCAGCCGCGAGGGCAAGCGCGACCTCGCCTCCTTCGCGGACTGA
- a CDS encoding MFS transporter, with amino-acid sequence MALRTAAQVGDRQFTPGSPRAWTIVAMLVVLMALNYADKLAFGLAATPIIDEFGLTLDEFGLAGSAFYLPFFITTLIVGFAADRVGSTRPLGAIAVLWGVAQLSMVAATGLGVILFSRLLLGASEGPTYGLVNHSAFSWLKESDRNLASSLLSAGGSIGVMIGAPVLTWLIVDHGWRSAFLYTGLASIAWCLAWFFIGREGPLSNRAPAASRATDEAPDTAETGAEGAEEAAAGTGSGAAAPAGPDASAAAPAHRIPSILRIIATPTFLAVSLAAFAGNWAIAVNLNFKPLYAEHVLNMTEQQISVFIVVGQLFITAAVYIGLGTLMKSLMGRGYSGRVSRGVLGGVCVVAAGVAFIGFVYAPGLYPRLACSVIGGIGLIAFPVGSTVIAQMAPVERRAGALGTYAAIYGLAGVIAPWFTGLVAEQAETQAAGLDNAFIFWGALTIVCGVVALVFTRPERDGRRLAAAAGGGGPAKSR; translated from the coding sequence ATGGCACTACGCACGGCCGCCCAGGTCGGCGACCGGCAGTTCACCCCCGGCTCCCCGCGAGCCTGGACCATCGTCGCGATGCTCGTGGTCCTGATGGCGCTGAACTACGCCGACAAGCTGGCCTTCGGCCTCGCCGCCACCCCCATCATCGACGAGTTCGGCCTGACCCTCGACGAGTTCGGGCTCGCCGGAAGCGCCTTCTACCTGCCGTTCTTCATCACCACACTGATCGTCGGGTTCGCCGCCGACCGCGTCGGCAGCACCCGGCCCCTGGGCGCCATCGCCGTGCTGTGGGGCGTCGCCCAGCTCTCCATGGTCGCCGCGACCGGGCTCGGCGTGATCCTCTTCTCCCGCCTCCTGCTCGGCGCCTCGGAGGGCCCCACTTACGGACTGGTCAACCACTCGGCGTTCTCCTGGCTCAAGGAGAGCGATCGAAACCTGGCCAGCTCGCTGCTGTCGGCCGGCGGCTCGATCGGCGTGATGATCGGCGCACCGGTGCTGACCTGGCTCATCGTCGACCACGGCTGGCGCTCGGCGTTCCTCTACACCGGGTTGGCCAGCATCGCCTGGTGCCTGGCCTGGTTCTTCATCGGCCGCGAAGGCCCGCTGAGCAACCGGGCACCCGCCGCCAGCCGGGCTACCGACGAAGCGCCCGACACCGCCGAGACCGGTGCGGAAGGCGCGGAGGAGGCCGCGGCCGGGACCGGGAGCGGTGCCGCGGCCCCCGCCGGGCCGGACGCGTCCGCCGCCGCACCCGCGCACCGCATCCCCTCGATCCTGCGCATCATCGCCACACCGACGTTCCTCGCGGTCTCACTGGCCGCGTTCGCCGGCAACTGGGCGATCGCCGTCAACCTGAACTTCAAGCCGCTCTACGCCGAGCACGTGCTGAACATGACCGAGCAGCAGATCAGCGTGTTCATCGTGGTCGGCCAGCTGTTCATCACCGCCGCCGTCTACATCGGCCTGGGCACCCTGATGAAGAGCCTGATGGGCCGCGGCTACTCCGGGCGCGTCTCACGCGGCGTCCTCGGCGGGGTCTGCGTCGTCGCCGCCGGCGTCGCCTTCATCGGCTTCGTCTACGCGCCCGGCCTCTACCCGCGGCTCGCGTGCAGCGTCATCGGCGGCATCGGCCTGATCGCCTTCCCCGTCGGCAGCACCGTCATCGCCCAGATGGCACCCGTCGAGCGCCGCGCCGGCGCACTGGGCACGTACGCGGCGATCTACGGGCTCGCGGGCGTCATCGCGCCCTGGTTCACCGGCCTCGTCGCCGAACAGGCCGAAACCCAGGCGGCGGGGCTCGACAACGCGTTCATCTTCTGGGGAGCTCTCACCATCGTGTGCGGTGTCGTCGCACTCGTCTTCACACGCCCCGAGCGCGACGGCCGCCGCCTCGCGGCCGCCGCAGGCGGTGGCGGGCCCGCGAAGAGCCGGTAG
- a CDS encoding ABC-F family ATP-binding cassette domain-containing protein, with the protein MSHSVVYSDLNFEWPDGTAVFSGLNTAFDSGRTGLIGLNGSGKSTLLKLAIGRLIPTSGSVRVEGDLDYLDQTLTLDTGRTVADLLGIARTRAALRAIEGGDPAEDNFAAVGDDWDIEERAAAQLERFGVSLAGDAPLDRAVGTLSGGEAVLTALAGLILRRPAVTLLDEPTNNLDRRARALLYEAVDAWRGVLVIVSHDRELLERVDRIAELREGRIRTWGGNYSAYTEQLAAEQESAQRAVRAAESDVRREKRQLAEAQTKIDRRARYGRKMNESKSQPKIVMNQRKRDAQASAGKHRIMQSAKVDDAEQALAESESAVRDDERIRIRLPHTAVPAGRTVLELDGPDGRIHVQGPERIALTGDNGSGKTTLLRAAAESAPHPVVSVARSVDRVGYLPQRLDVLDDSMSVLDNVRAAAPAATPHLVRANLARFLIRGDRVEDPAGVLSGGERFRVSLACLLLADPPPQLLVLDEPTNNLDLHSVERLTEALNAYRGALIVAAHDTAFLGDIGITRWWHLESGGAPVEADPPAAADG; encoded by the coding sequence GTGTCCCACTCCGTCGTCTACTCCGATCTCAACTTCGAATGGCCCGACGGCACCGCCGTCTTCTCGGGCCTGAACACCGCCTTCGACAGCGGCCGCACCGGCCTGATCGGCCTCAACGGCTCCGGCAAATCCACCCTGCTGAAACTCGCCATCGGCCGGCTCATCCCGACATCGGGCAGCGTCCGGGTGGAGGGCGATCTCGACTACCTCGACCAGACCCTCACCCTCGACACCGGTCGGACCGTCGCCGACCTCCTCGGAATCGCCCGCACCCGCGCGGCGCTGCGCGCCATCGAGGGCGGCGATCCCGCCGAGGACAACTTCGCCGCCGTCGGCGACGACTGGGATATCGAGGAGCGTGCGGCCGCCCAGCTCGAACGGTTCGGCGTCTCGCTGGCCGGCGACGCCCCGCTCGACCGCGCCGTCGGCACACTCTCCGGCGGCGAAGCTGTGCTCACCGCACTGGCCGGGCTCATCCTGCGCCGTCCCGCCGTCACCCTGCTCGACGAGCCGACCAACAACCTCGACCGCCGCGCCCGCGCTCTGCTCTACGAGGCCGTCGACGCCTGGCGCGGCGTGCTCGTCATCGTCAGCCACGACCGCGAACTGCTGGAACGCGTCGACCGCATCGCCGAACTGCGTGAGGGCCGCATCCGCACCTGGGGCGGCAACTACTCCGCCTACACCGAACAACTCGCCGCCGAGCAGGAATCGGCCCAGCGGGCGGTACGCGCCGCCGAGTCCGACGTCCGGCGGGAGAAGCGCCAGCTCGCCGAAGCGCAGACCAAAATCGACCGCCGGGCGCGCTACGGGCGGAAGATGAACGAGTCCAAGAGCCAACCCAAGATCGTCATGAACCAGCGCAAGCGCGACGCCCAGGCGTCCGCGGGCAAGCACCGCATCATGCAGTCGGCCAAAGTGGACGACGCCGAGCAGGCGCTGGCCGAGTCCGAATCCGCCGTGCGCGACGACGAGCGCATCCGCATCCGGTTGCCCCACACCGCCGTCCCCGCGGGGCGCACCGTGCTGGAACTGGACGGCCCCGACGGCCGCATCCACGTGCAGGGCCCCGAGCGGATCGCACTGACCGGCGACAACGGATCGGGAAAGACCACCCTGCTGCGCGCCGCAGCCGAATCGGCACCCCACCCGGTGGTGTCGGTGGCCCGCTCCGTCGACCGCGTCGGCTACCTCCCGCAGCGCCTGGACGTCCTCGACGACTCGATGAGCGTGCTGGACAACGTCCGCGCCGCCGCGCCCGCTGCCACACCCCATCTGGTCCGCGCCAACCTCGCCCGCTTCCTCATCCGCGGCGACCGGGTCGAGGACCCGGCCGGGGTGCTGTCGGGCGGCGAGCGGTTCCGCGTCTCCCTGGCGTGCCTGCTGCTGGCCGATCCGCCGCCCCAGCTGCTCGTCCTGGACGAGCCGACCAACAACCTCGACCTGCACAGCGTCGAGCGGCTCACCGAGGCGCTGAACGCGTACCGGGGAGCGCTCATCGTCGCCGCGCATGACACCGCCTTCCTCGGCGACATCGGCATCACCCGGTGGTGGCACCTGGAGAGCGGGGGCGCCCCGGTCGAGGCCGACCCGCCCGCCGCGGCCGACGGCTGA
- a CDS encoding cellulase family glycosylhydrolase — protein sequence MRTRLALAASAALTLLLSLILAVQPASAETGFHIENGRLVDANGNPFVMRGVNHPHSWFTGETESFGEIASLGANAVRVVLSNGVRWDRNDAADVANVISECKENQLVCVLEVHDTTGYGEQSGASTLDQAVDYWIDIQSALEGEEAYTILNIGNEPYGNEGYESWAPDTTDAVNRLRDAGFEHTIMVDAPNWGQDWTNTMRDNAAQVFESDPDRNLLFDIHMYGVYEQASRIQDYLGYYVGNGLPIAVGEFGHNHSDGDPDEDAILATAERLDIGYMGWSYSGNSGGVDYLDMTNNFNPDSLTSWGERLFNGANGIVATAETATVYDGGVDPTPTPTPTPTPTPTPSPTDDPSPEPGDGCTAVYEVQNEWSNGFVAQVEVTAEEDIEGWEVAWTYADGQSVGNAWNTDLTMSGSSVTAGNVAYNGSLSAGQSAAFGLQGSFSGTNSVPDLTCSAS from the coding sequence ATGCGAACACGCCTCGCCCTGGCCGCATCCGCGGCCCTCACCCTCCTCCTATCCCTCATCCTCGCGGTCCAGCCGGCCAGCGCCGAGACCGGCTTCCACATCGAGAACGGCCGCCTCGTCGACGCCAACGGCAACCCGTTCGTCATGCGCGGCGTCAACCACCCGCACTCCTGGTTCACCGGCGAGACCGAATCCTTCGGCGAAATCGCCTCGCTGGGTGCGAACGCGGTGCGTGTGGTGCTCAGCAACGGTGTCCGCTGGGACCGCAACGACGCCGCCGACGTCGCCAACGTCATCAGCGAGTGCAAGGAGAACCAGCTCGTCTGCGTGCTGGAGGTGCACGACACCACCGGCTACGGCGAGCAGAGTGGAGCCTCCACCCTGGACCAGGCAGTGGACTACTGGATCGACATCCAGAGTGCGCTCGAAGGCGAGGAGGCCTACACCATCCTCAACATCGGCAACGAGCCCTACGGCAACGAGGGTTACGAGAGCTGGGCGCCCGACACCACCGACGCCGTGAACAGGCTGCGTGACGCCGGCTTCGAGCACACGATCATGGTCGACGCCCCCAACTGGGGCCAGGACTGGACCAACACCATGCGCGACAACGCGGCGCAGGTGTTCGAGAGCGACCCGGACCGCAACCTGCTCTTCGACATCCACATGTACGGGGTCTACGAGCAGGCTTCGAGGATCCAGGACTACCTCGGCTACTACGTCGGCAACGGCCTGCCCATCGCCGTCGGCGAGTTCGGCCACAACCACAGCGACGGCGACCCCGACGAGGACGCCATTCTGGCTACGGCCGAGCGGCTCGACATCGGGTACATGGGCTGGTCGTACAGCGGCAACAGCGGCGGCGTCGACTACCTCGACATGACGAACAACTTCAACCCCGACAGCCTGACCTCCTGGGGCGAGCGCCTGTTCAACGGGGCGAACGGCATCGTCGCCACGGCCGAGACCGCCACGGTCTACGACGGCGGCGTGGACCCCACCCCTACTCCCACCCCCACGCCGACTCCCACGCCCACCCCGAGCCCGACCGACGACCCTTCGCCCGAGCCCGGTGACGGGTGCACGGCCGTCTACGAGGTCCAGAACGAGTGGTCCAACGGCTTCGTGGCCCAGGTCGAAGTCACCGCCGAGGAGGACATCGAAGGCTGGGAGGTCGCCTGGACCTATGCCGACGGCCAGAGTGTCGGCAACGCCTGGAACACCGACCTCACCATGAGCGGCTCCAGCGTGACCGCAGGGAACGTCGCCTACAACGGCAGTCTGTCCGCGGGGCAGAGCGCGGCGTTCGGGCTGCAGGGCTCCTTCAGCGGGACCAACTCCGTCCCGGACCTCACCTGCTCCGCGAGCTAG
- the wrbA gene encoding NAD(P)H:quinone oxidoreductase — protein MSEAVKLSIIYYSSTGTGYTIAREMQETAEKEGAEVRLRKVAELAPAAAIEANPAWAANVEATKDVAEATPDDVVWADAVVFGSPTRYGNVTSQLKQFIDQLGPQWQQGQLIDKVYSGFTSTATLHGGQESTLLALSNTFYHFGGIIVPPGYTDPSKFADGNPYGTSHVDAQGDSPVDDTTRTAAQIQVRRVVGVARDLKAGRAA, from the coding sequence ATGAGTGAAGCCGTGAAGCTGAGCATCATCTACTACTCCTCCACCGGAACGGGCTACACCATCGCCCGCGAGATGCAGGAGACGGCGGAGAAGGAGGGCGCCGAGGTCCGCCTGCGCAAGGTCGCCGAGCTGGCCCCCGCCGCGGCGATCGAGGCGAACCCGGCCTGGGCCGCCAACGTCGAGGCCACCAAGGACGTCGCCGAGGCCACGCCGGACGACGTCGTGTGGGCGGACGCCGTCGTCTTCGGCTCGCCGACCCGGTACGGCAACGTCACCTCGCAGCTCAAGCAGTTCATCGACCAGCTCGGCCCGCAGTGGCAGCAGGGCCAGCTCATCGACAAGGTCTACAGCGGATTCACCTCCACGGCCACCCTGCACGGCGGCCAGGAGTCGACCCTGCTGGCGCTGTCGAACACCTTCTACCACTTCGGCGGGATCATCGTTCCCCCCGGCTACACCGACCCGAGCAAGTTCGCCGACGGCAACCCCTACGGCACCTCGCACGTGGACGCGCAGGGCGACAGCCCTGTCGACGACACGACGCGCACCGCGGCGCAGATCCAGGTGCGGCGCGTGGTCGGCGTCGCCCGCGACCTGAAGGCCGGCCGCGCCGCCTGA
- a CDS encoding SDR family oxidoreductase, with product MANNPTPTLVTGGTGTLGHLIVRRLAEDGDAEVRVLSRRAAPAQGNGEHWFTGDLAADRGLDRALAGVETVIHCAHAPGSPIEEVRAAANLLTASARAGIGHFVYISIVGADYVPLDYYKGKVAVEELVDDSGLPSTILRTTQFHELLDWAFGKADPLPFLPVPAGFWFQPVAAEEVADRLLELARQEPRGWAVDMGGPEIRSIESLAESYERIRGRRARNLAKLPLPGKTASAFRSGANLAAGHRDGRQTWEDYLQATAGERNREREE from the coding sequence ATGGCGAACAACCCCACCCCCACACTGGTGACAGGCGGCACCGGCACGCTCGGACACCTGATCGTGCGGCGCCTGGCCGAGGACGGCGACGCCGAGGTGCGCGTCCTCAGCCGCCGGGCCGCGCCGGCGCAAGGCAACGGCGAGCATTGGTTCACCGGCGACCTCGCCGCCGACCGCGGACTGGACCGGGCGCTCGCCGGAGTGGAGACGGTGATCCACTGCGCCCACGCTCCGGGCTCGCCGATCGAGGAGGTTCGAGCCGCAGCGAACCTGCTGACGGCGTCCGCGCGAGCCGGGATCGGGCACTTCGTCTACATATCCATCGTCGGGGCCGACTACGTCCCGCTGGACTACTACAAGGGCAAGGTCGCGGTCGAAGAGCTCGTCGACGACTCCGGGCTGCCGTCGACGATCCTGCGCACGACGCAGTTCCACGAACTGCTCGACTGGGCCTTCGGCAAGGCGGACCCGCTGCCGTTCCTTCCGGTACCGGCCGGTTTCTGGTTCCAACCGGTCGCCGCCGAAGAGGTGGCCGACCGCCTGCTCGAACTGGCTCGCCAGGAGCCCCGGGGATGGGCGGTCGACATGGGAGGACCGGAGATCCGATCGATCGAAAGTCTGGCCGAGTCCTACGAGCGCATTCGCGGGCGGCGAGCGCGCAACCTGGCGAAGCTGCCGCTCCCGGGAAAGACCGCTTCGGCGTTCCGCAGCGGGGCCAACCTGGCCGCGGGGCATCGCGATGGGCGTCAGACGTGGGAGGACTATCTGCAGGCGACTGCGGGGGAGAGGAACCGGGAGCGGGAGGAATAG
- a CDS encoding winged helix DNA-binding domain-containing protein, with protein sequence MPIAVDDDRLRAARMNAQLLMGPPAAGVVGAVRGAAAVQAQDGRSARLAVRARTGGLVAEDVRRAVGEERSVVRTWAMRGTLHVLPASDAGWLVDLLGPVFVRRSRRRRVELGLDDHVCARAEDAIRDILSGGTSLTRARLVEEVNKAGVPVPASGQAPAHLVSYAALRGIVCRGPDIAADGGDEPTYVLMREWVGPWESRETDSALTKLARRYLWGYGPAAPEDFASWSGLPAAQARRGWELVSGELAEVATDRGPAWAPREFAEALPGTAPVPSVRLVGGFDGYLLGYRERGAAVPQHHAHRIAPGGGIIHPAVLVDGRAVARWRWGRDRETVVVEPFEPFSADLVSGLEAEVADVGRFLGLDAARLDLRGSAEAG encoded by the coding sequence ATGCCAATCGCCGTGGACGACGACCGGCTTCGCGCCGCCCGGATGAATGCGCAACTGCTCATGGGGCCGCCGGCCGCCGGCGTCGTCGGAGCCGTGCGGGGCGCGGCTGCGGTGCAGGCCCAGGACGGGCGGTCGGCGCGGCTGGCGGTACGCGCGCGCACTGGGGGACTGGTGGCCGAAGACGTGCGGCGCGCGGTCGGTGAGGAGCGGTCGGTCGTGCGGACGTGGGCGATGCGCGGCACGCTGCACGTGCTGCCCGCCTCCGACGCCGGTTGGCTGGTCGACCTTCTGGGCCCGGTGTTCGTGCGGCGGTCCCGCAGGCGGCGCGTCGAGCTCGGCCTGGACGACCACGTGTGTGCGCGGGCCGAGGACGCGATCCGCGACATCCTGTCGGGAGGGACTTCCCTGACGCGGGCGCGCCTTGTGGAGGAGGTGAACAAGGCCGGTGTCCCGGTCCCCGCCTCGGGACAGGCACCCGCACACCTGGTGAGCTACGCCGCGCTGCGCGGCATCGTCTGCCGCGGTCCGGATATCGCTGCCGACGGCGGCGACGAACCGACCTACGTGCTGATGCGCGAATGGGTCGGTCCCTGGGAGTCCCGTGAAACCGACTCCGCCCTGACCAAGCTGGCGCGGCGCTACCTGTGGGGCTACGGGCCCGCGGCTCCCGAGGACTTCGCGTCGTGGTCGGGCCTGCCCGCCGCTCAGGCCCGACGCGGATGGGAGCTGGTTTCGGGAGAACTCGCGGAAGTGGCGACCGACCGCGGGCCCGCGTGGGCTCCGCGGGAGTTCGCCGAGGCGCTGCCGGGCACAGCGCCCGTCCCGTCCGTGCGCCTGGTGGGCGGATTCGACGGCTACCTGCTGGGCTACCGGGAGCGGGGTGCCGCGGTGCCGCAGCACCACGCGCACAGGATCGCGCCGGGAGGTGGGATCATCCACCCGGCCGTACTCGTCGACGGCCGCGCCGTGGCGCGGTGGCGCTGGGGGCGCGACCGCGAGACGGTAGTCGTCGAACCGTTCGAGCCCTTCTCCGCGGACCTGGTGAGTGGCTTGGAAGCCGAGGTCGCAGACGTCGGCAGGTTCTTGGGTCTTGACGCGGCGAGACTCGATCTGCGCGGTTCGGCGGAGGCGGGCTGA
- a CDS encoding DMT family transporter, which translates to MAWLLLVLSGLLESVWALALSASHGFTRLWPSLIFAVGLALSMSGLAFALRSIPVGTGYAVWVGIGAVGTAVAGMAWFGESASVAKVVCLLLIVSGIVGLKLLH; encoded by the coding sequence ATGGCCTGGCTGCTGCTTGTTCTGTCCGGTCTGCTGGAGAGTGTCTGGGCACTCGCGCTGTCCGCGTCACACGGTTTCACCCGGCTCTGGCCGTCGTTGATCTTCGCCGTCGGTCTCGCCTTGAGTATGTCCGGTCTGGCGTTCGCGCTGCGTTCGATCCCCGTCGGCACCGGTTACGCGGTGTGGGTGGGCATCGGTGCTGTAGGCACCGCCGTGGCCGGGATGGCCTGGTTCGGCGAGAGCGCCAGCGTGGCCAAGGTCGTCTGCCTGCTGCTGATCGTCAGCGGAATCGTCGGCCTCAAGCTGCTGCACTGA
- a CDS encoding helix-turn-helix domain-containing protein, whose protein sequence is MTLSDVADVLEWSPAKLGHIETGIRKWPSVMEVSALLKLYGVTGGQREAVLTMVRESRLRPWWTEYEDVISSAYVGNEAGAVAIDTYAGMLVPDLLQVPEYTAALARAQGHGDLGTERTVTAFLKRQEVLERDSLERYHAVVEEDALRRVSGDSALLHAQLRRIVDLGRNHDRVVIRLLPTSAGLHAGSAGPFTVLEFDEGEASLAFVAATHGGGIVESEEGVSACQNVWRRLVGASTSPEATATTLNRLALLT, encoded by the coding sequence ATGACCCTAAGCGATGTCGCCGATGTACTCGAATGGTCCCCCGCGAAACTCGGCCACATCGAGACCGGTATCCGAAAATGGCCCTCCGTCATGGAGGTTTCCGCTCTGCTGAAGCTCTACGGGGTTACGGGGGGCCAGCGCGAGGCCGTCCTGACGATGGTCCGGGAATCGCGGTTGCGTCCCTGGTGGACGGAGTATGAGGACGTGATCTCATCGGCCTACGTCGGCAACGAGGCCGGAGCCGTCGCGATCGACACCTACGCCGGCATGCTCGTCCCGGACCTGCTGCAGGTGCCCGAATACACCGCGGCGCTGGCCCGCGCCCAGGGCCACGGCGACCTCGGCACGGAACGCACGGTGACCGCGTTCCTCAAGCGACAGGAGGTCCTCGAACGGGACAGTCTGGAGCGCTACCACGCCGTCGTCGAGGAGGACGCGCTGCGCCGGGTCAGCGGCGATTCCGCCCTCCTGCACGCCCAACTGCGTCGCATCGTCGATCTCGGGCGAAACCACGACCGCGTCGTGATCCGGCTGCTGCCCACGTCCGCGGGACTGCACGCCGGAAGCGCGGGTCCCTTCACCGTCCTGGAGTTCGACGAGGGAGAGGCGTCGCTGGCGTTCGTCGCGGCCACCCACGGCGGCGGGATCGTCGAGTCGGAGGAAGGGGTATCCGCCTGCCAGAACGTCTGGCGGCGCCTGGTCGGCGCCTCCACATCACCCGAGGCCACCGCCACCACTCTCAATCGGCTCGCACTGCTGACCTGA
- a CDS encoding DLW-39 family protein gives MKKIIVLVLVALGAFAVYRKIQADRAELDLWTEATAGDN, from the coding sequence ATGAAGAAGATCATCGTTCTCGTGCTGGTGGCCCTCGGTGCGTTCGCCGTCTACCGCAAGATTCAGGCCGACCGCGCCGAGCTCGACCTGTGGACCGAGGCCACGGCCGGCGACAACTAA
- a CDS encoding DMT family transporter, with translation MSNDTRTEAATNADHDTSVRAWLVLLLAGLFEVGYALSVGGSRGFTSPTWSLIAVVFFLLTLFALSVALRTIDVGIGYAVWAGVGAVGAALLGPLFFDETFTAAKAFWLAVVIAGVIWLKLADGPKKPVSKPV, from the coding sequence ATGTCCAACGACACGCGCACCGAAGCCGCTACGAACGCAGACCACGACACCTCCGTCCGCGCCTGGCTCGTCCTCCTCCTCGCCGGGCTCTTCGAGGTCGGCTACGCCCTCTCCGTCGGAGGCAGCCGCGGCTTCACCAGCCCGACCTGGTCTCTGATCGCCGTCGTCTTCTTCCTCCTGACCCTCTTCGCCCTCAGCGTCGCCCTGCGCACCATCGACGTCGGCATCGGCTACGCCGTCTGGGCCGGCGTCGGCGCCGTCGGCGCGGCGCTCCTCGGGCCGCTCTTCTTCGACGAGACCTTCACCGCCGCCAAGGCCTTCTGGCTCGCCGTGGTCATCGCCGGAGTCATCTGGCTCAAGCTCGCCGACGGCCCGAAGAAACCGGTCTCGAAACCCGTCTGA